In the genome of Sorangium aterium, one region contains:
- a CDS encoding efflux RND transporter permease subunit, translating into MLLRMIGALVDFSGRRPWLIIALALLSMAGLWGYASRLELRTELRELLPRDSPAFQAYERQARRVDGGAQLIVIAESPDRGANERFIDALAEQLNEPLRERAACAAACGDDACRAACGPPGLIRYVESGTKEVRSFFDANKWLYASVRELEAADEAIELELALRSGLIEDLEAGGASGSDAGAAAAPAPAPAKKGLSLDETWQELQRRLKKIDEFPSGYFATPDGRMVALRIVSRSAGMGDRRAAELFDQVTALVSRLDPAAFHPAMQVGYAGDIPNAIAEQKSLVSEAVWATVIALVLIVGGVMIYYRSPWSLVVIMLPTALGASAGYAFATLTYGYVNTVGAFLGAIIVGNGVNYPIVLLSRYRDFRARGMPADEARREAVINAFRAELVGASVAAIAYGSLTITHFRGFSQFGTIGFVGMFMVWASIVPLVPATLVAIERVQARLPRWMRDPAPRVSDEGTSGPGARALSRVTSRWPFAFLAVAPVIVALAAWKLPAYIRDPWEYNFARLGSKSSREKGAGSWSLKASEVFGGKMNVAGAMMLADTPEQVPAIKAQILANDAKDPQGQLVADVATIADALPGTAEEQQRKIEVLERIRDRLTPRVLKALSPEERERVLAMKPPESLRVIGPKDLPDLIRRRFEENNGVVGTVFYVKYKNNVSFSNGRNLLRMADTTGNVVLPDGTHVVTASRPTVFAEMIRSMERDGPLATAASLLAVTAVVVLATGSIAGALAVLLALVLGVLGTATAMAIHDVKINFLNFIALPITFGIGCEYPFNVFDRARLLGGDVSLAVKRSAGPVALCSYTTVLGYGSLIFADNQALNSFGWVAVSGEIACVACALLFLPALLHVMNRSARMRRSWKGGLLLRGSNHS; encoded by the coding sequence ATGCTCCTCAGGATGATCGGTGCGCTCGTCGATTTCAGCGGGCGCCGTCCCTGGCTCATCATCGCGCTCGCCCTCCTCTCCATGGCAGGGCTATGGGGGTACGCGTCGCGGCTCGAGCTGCGCACGGAGCTCCGGGAGCTCTTGCCGCGCGACAGCCCGGCGTTCCAGGCCTACGAGCGTCAGGCCCGGCGCGTGGACGGCGGAGCGCAGCTCATCGTCATCGCCGAGTCGCCGGATCGCGGCGCGAACGAGCGGTTCATCGACGCGCTCGCGGAGCAGCTGAACGAGCCCCTGCGGGAGCGCGCGGCCTGCGCCGCGGCGTGCGGCGACGACGCCTGCCGGGCGGCGTGCGGGCCGCCGGGGCTCATCCGGTACGTGGAGTCCGGCACGAAGGAGGTCCGCAGCTTCTTCGACGCGAACAAGTGGCTCTACGCGAGCGTCCGCGAGCTCGAGGCGGCGGACGAGGCGATCGAGCTGGAGCTCGCGCTGCGGAGCGGCCTCATCGAGGATCTGGAGGCTGGCGGGGCATCTGGGAGTGACGCGGGCGCGGCGGCGGCGCCAGCGCCAGCGCCAGCGAAGAAGGGGCTGTCGCTCGACGAGACGTGGCAGGAGCTCCAGCGGCGCCTGAAGAAGATCGACGAGTTCCCGAGCGGCTACTTCGCCACGCCCGACGGGCGCATGGTCGCGCTCCGGATCGTCTCGCGCAGCGCCGGGATGGGCGATCGCCGCGCGGCGGAGCTCTTCGACCAGGTGACCGCGCTCGTCTCGCGCCTCGATCCTGCGGCGTTCCACCCGGCCATGCAGGTCGGGTACGCGGGCGACATCCCGAACGCCATCGCCGAGCAGAAGTCGCTCGTGAGCGAGGCGGTGTGGGCCACCGTCATCGCGCTCGTGCTGATCGTCGGCGGCGTGATGATCTACTACCGCTCGCCCTGGTCGCTCGTGGTGATCATGCTCCCCACGGCCCTCGGCGCCAGCGCGGGGTACGCGTTCGCGACCCTGACCTACGGCTACGTCAACACGGTCGGCGCCTTCCTCGGGGCGATCATCGTCGGCAACGGGGTCAATTACCCGATCGTGCTCCTGTCGAGGTACCGCGACTTCCGCGCGCGCGGCATGCCCGCGGACGAGGCGCGGCGCGAGGCGGTCATCAACGCGTTCCGCGCCGAGCTCGTCGGCGCAAGCGTGGCGGCCATCGCCTACGGATCGCTCACGATCACGCACTTCCGCGGGTTCAGCCAGTTCGGCACGATCGGCTTCGTCGGGATGTTCATGGTGTGGGCGTCCATCGTGCCGCTCGTGCCCGCGACGCTCGTCGCGATCGAGCGCGTCCAGGCGAGGCTCCCGCGCTGGATGCGCGATCCGGCGCCGCGCGTCTCGGACGAGGGCACCTCCGGGCCCGGCGCGCGGGCGCTCTCGCGCGTGACGTCGCGGTGGCCGTTCGCGTTCCTCGCGGTCGCGCCGGTCATCGTCGCGCTCGCGGCGTGGAAGCTCCCCGCGTACATCCGGGACCCCTGGGAGTACAACTTCGCGCGCCTCGGCTCGAAGAGCTCGCGGGAGAAGGGCGCGGGGAGCTGGTCGCTCAAGGCGTCCGAGGTCTTCGGCGGGAAGATGAACGTCGCCGGCGCGATGATGCTCGCGGACACCCCCGAGCAGGTGCCGGCCATCAAGGCGCAGATCCTGGCGAACGACGCGAAGGATCCGCAGGGCCAGCTCGTGGCCGACGTCGCGACGATCGCCGACGCCCTCCCCGGCACGGCCGAGGAGCAGCAGCGGAAGATCGAGGTCCTGGAGCGCATCCGGGACCGGCTGACCCCGCGGGTGCTGAAGGCCCTGAGCCCCGAGGAGCGCGAGCGCGTCCTCGCCATGAAGCCGCCGGAGTCGCTGCGCGTCATCGGCCCCAAGGACCTGCCCGACCTCATCCGCCGCAGGTTCGAGGAGAACAACGGCGTCGTGGGGACGGTGTTCTACGTGAAGTACAAGAACAACGTCTCGTTCTCGAACGGCAGGAACCTCCTGCGGATGGCCGACACCACCGGCAACGTGGTCCTCCCTGACGGGACCCACGTCGTCACGGCGAGCAGGCCGACGGTCTTCGCCGAGATGATCCGGTCGATGGAGCGCGACGGCCCGCTGGCGACGGCGGCCTCGCTCCTCGCGGTCACGGCCGTCGTGGTGCTCGCGACGGGCAGCATCGCGGGCGCGCTCGCGGTCCTCCTGGCCCTCGTGCTCGGCGTGCTCGGGACGGCCACCGCGATGGCGATACACGACGTCAAGATCAACTTCCTGAACTTCATCGCGCTCCCGATCACGTTCGGCATCGGCTGCGAGTACCCCTTCAACGTCTTCGATCGCGCGCGGCTGCTCGGCGGCGACGTGTCGCTCGCGGTCAAGCGCTCGGCCGGCCCCGTGGCCCTCTGCAGCTACACGACCGTGCTGGGCTACGGGTCGCTCATCTTCGCCGACAACCAGGCGCTGAACTCGTTCGGCTGGGTCGCGGTCAGCGGCGAGATCGCGTGCGTGGCGTGCGCGCTCCTGTTCCTCCCGGCGCTGCTCCACGTGATGAACCGCTCTGCGCGGATGCGGCGCTCGTGGAAGGGCGGCCTCCTCCTGCGCGGGAGCAACCACTCGTGA
- a CDS encoding glycosyltransferase: MHPFLLISPAFAPQTSVGAFRWVKLARHLPRHGFRPAVLTGTFPEDPRDDGLLAALPPEVEVFDEYLDPAVLAVGAALRALRARAPLPAGRAGPLVGLRPFQAITDRWIAHAPRGARAAVALARRTGARAIVVSAGPYSACPVGLHVKRALGVPLVLDMRDPYSLHETGNGPPSGLAERARRAIVPRLERRWLEGADHVIFNTRAALEAYRARFPELTSKSSFVRNHFDLALYAPAPAPEPPRRFVVLHLGTIREEASADQIGAALRRFIDRERLAPDDVVLRQIGRMSDHDRACFERMGLTPYIEALPPVPQRDVLGELRRAHVLLAMLSPHVVLRVSAKTYDYAASGMPVVSVTANREVDDLLSYRSDNARVAPDDADGIAAALARHLARFRETGALPVPAPPPAELSSEAAAASIAAILDRVIADSPSAHRARQPP; encoded by the coding sequence GTGCACCCCTTCCTGCTGATCTCCCCCGCCTTCGCTCCCCAGACGAGCGTCGGCGCTTTCCGCTGGGTGAAGCTCGCGCGGCACCTGCCGCGCCACGGCTTCCGCCCCGCCGTCCTGACGGGGACCTTCCCCGAGGATCCGCGCGACGACGGGCTGCTCGCCGCGCTGCCGCCCGAGGTCGAGGTCTTCGACGAGTACCTCGATCCGGCCGTCCTCGCCGTGGGCGCCGCGCTGCGCGCCCTCCGCGCGCGGGCGCCGCTGCCCGCGGGGCGCGCGGGGCCGCTCGTCGGGCTCCGCCCGTTCCAGGCGATCACCGACCGCTGGATCGCGCACGCCCCGCGCGGGGCGCGCGCGGCGGTGGCCCTGGCCCGCCGCACCGGCGCGCGGGCCATCGTGGTGAGCGCCGGGCCGTACTCGGCCTGCCCTGTCGGCCTCCACGTGAAGCGGGCGCTCGGCGTGCCGCTCGTCCTCGACATGCGCGACCCCTACTCGCTGCACGAGACGGGGAACGGCCCGCCGTCCGGCCTGGCCGAGCGGGCCCGGCGCGCCATCGTCCCGCGCCTGGAGCGCCGCTGGCTCGAGGGCGCCGACCACGTGATCTTCAACACGCGGGCCGCGCTCGAGGCCTACCGCGCGCGCTTCCCCGAGCTCACGTCGAAGTCCTCGTTCGTGCGCAACCATTTCGATCTCGCGCTGTACGCGCCAGCGCCGGCGCCCGAGCCGCCCCGCCGCTTCGTCGTGCTCCACCTCGGCACGATCCGCGAGGAGGCCTCCGCCGACCAGATAGGCGCCGCGCTGCGGCGGTTCATCGACCGCGAGCGGCTCGCGCCCGACGACGTCGTCCTCCGGCAGATCGGCCGGATGTCCGATCACGATCGCGCCTGCTTCGAGCGCATGGGGCTCACGCCGTACATCGAGGCGCTCCCCCCGGTCCCGCAGCGCGACGTGCTCGGCGAGCTCAGGCGGGCGCACGTCCTGCTCGCGATGCTCAGCCCCCACGTCGTGCTTCGCGTCTCGGCCAAGACCTACGACTACGCCGCGTCGGGGATGCCCGTCGTCAGCGTGACCGCGAACCGCGAGGTCGATGATCTGCTCTCGTACCGGAGCGACAACGCGCGCGTCGCGCCGGACGACGCGGACGGCATCGCCGCCGCGCTCGCGCGCCACCTCGCGCGCTTCCGGGAGACGGGCGCGCTTCCGGTCCCGGCGCCTCCGCCCGCCGAGCTGTCGTCCGAGGCGGCCGCGGCCAGCATCGC
- a CDS encoding glycosyltransferase codes for MKILDVAEFFSSRGGGVRSYLEELVRQGSRRGHEIVVVAPGPRDEVVPLERGRIVRVAGPPMPYDPTYHALLRLGAARAIIRREAPDVVQASAPYTAALVAASAREVPLRTFVYHSDQISTYAAPLLDRVRPRAVARALEGALFAWPRALSRRFDATIAPGTFIAEQLRSHGCERVHRVTFGVKRGDFGPSRADAALRRSLLGRFADEPSAALLLVACRLAVEKRVALVIDAARELAARRPVALAVLGDGPERARLERRAAALPQVTFLGFAKDRATYAALHASADVFVHGGAAETFGFVLGEALCSGLPLVVPAAGAALDFAQPGAAEVYAPRASPGEVAAAIERVLARPREERVAAARAAGERLPTSDEHFDALFALYADLLERGVRGEG; via the coding sequence GTGAAGATCCTCGACGTCGCGGAGTTCTTCTCGTCCCGCGGGGGCGGCGTGCGGTCGTACCTGGAGGAGCTCGTGCGCCAGGGGAGCCGGCGCGGCCACGAGATCGTCGTCGTGGCGCCTGGGCCGCGCGACGAGGTCGTGCCGCTCGAGCGGGGCCGCATCGTCCGGGTGGCCGGCCCGCCGATGCCGTACGACCCGACCTACCACGCGCTCCTCCGGCTCGGCGCGGCGCGGGCGATCATCCGCCGCGAGGCGCCGGACGTGGTCCAGGCGAGCGCGCCCTACACGGCCGCGCTCGTCGCGGCGAGCGCCCGCGAGGTCCCGCTCCGCACGTTCGTGTACCACTCGGATCAGATCAGCACCTACGCGGCGCCGCTGCTCGACCGGGTGCGCCCGCGCGCGGTCGCCCGGGCGCTCGAGGGCGCGCTGTTCGCCTGGCCGCGCGCGCTGTCGCGGCGGTTCGACGCGACGATCGCCCCCGGGACCTTCATCGCGGAGCAGCTCCGCAGCCACGGCTGCGAGCGCGTCCACCGCGTCACCTTCGGCGTGAAGCGCGGTGACTTCGGCCCCTCGCGCGCGGACGCGGCGCTGCGCCGCAGCCTGCTCGGCCGGTTTGCGGACGAGCCGTCGGCCGCGCTGCTGCTCGTCGCGTGCCGGCTCGCCGTCGAGAAGCGGGTCGCGCTCGTGATCGACGCGGCGCGGGAGCTCGCCGCGCGGCGCCCGGTCGCCCTCGCGGTGCTGGGCGACGGGCCCGAGCGGGCGCGTCTCGAGCGCCGCGCGGCCGCCTTGCCGCAGGTGACCTTCCTCGGCTTCGCCAAGGACCGCGCCACCTACGCGGCGCTGCACGCCAGCGCCGACGTCTTCGTCCACGGCGGCGCCGCAGAGACGTTCGGCTTCGTGCTGGGCGAGGCGCTGTGCTCGGGCCTGCCGCTCGTCGTCCCGGCCGCCGGCGCCGCGCTGGATTTCGCGCAGCCCGGCGCCGCCGAGGTGTACGCGCCGCGCGCCTCGCCCGGCGAGGTGGCCGCCGCGATCGAGCGGGTGCTCGCGCGCCCGCGGGAGGAGCGCGTCGCGGCTGCGCGGGCCGCCGGGGAGCGGCTGCCCACGAGCGACGAGCACTTCGACGCGCTGTTCGCGCTCTACGCGGACCTGCTCGAGCGCGGGGTGCGCGGCGAGGGCTGA